In Actinomadura citrea, a single window of DNA contains:
- a CDS encoding adenylate kinase, which produces MRIVLVGPPGAGKGTQAQFIASHLSVPKISTGDIFRANVSGGTPLGRQAKQYMDRGDLVPDEVTIAMVRDRLGEDDARDGFLLDGFPRNVPQAETLKKILAEWDTRLDIVLELVVDEDEVVRRLSGRRTCDKCGRIWHVDFDDKQDDICDDCGGRLFQRDDDKEEVVMHRLEVYRHDTSPLVQFYADENILVGIDATGPVEEVTKRALTALRPLEK; this is translated from the coding sequence GTGCGTATCGTCCTGGTGGGCCCCCCGGGAGCGGGCAAGGGGACGCAGGCCCAGTTCATCGCATCTCATCTGTCGGTCCCGAAGATATCGACAGGTGACATCTTCCGCGCGAACGTCAGCGGCGGGACGCCGCTCGGCCGGCAGGCCAAGCAGTACATGGACCGCGGCGACCTCGTCCCCGACGAGGTGACGATCGCGATGGTCCGCGACCGGCTCGGCGAGGACGACGCACGCGACGGCTTCCTGCTGGACGGGTTCCCGCGCAACGTCCCGCAGGCCGAGACGCTGAAGAAGATCCTCGCCGAGTGGGACACCCGCCTCGACATCGTGCTGGAGCTCGTCGTCGACGAGGACGAGGTCGTCCGGCGGCTGTCGGGGCGGCGCACCTGCGACAAGTGCGGCCGGATCTGGCACGTCGACTTCGACGACAAGCAGGACGACATCTGCGACGACTGCGGCGGTCGCCTGTTCCAGCGGGACGACGACAAGGAAGAGGTCGTCATGCACCGCCTGGAGGTGTACCGGCACGACACGTCGCCGCTGGTGCAGTTCTACGCCGACGAGAACATCCTCGTCGGCATCGACGCGACGGGACCGGTCGAAGAGGTCACCAAGCGCGCCCTCACCGCCCTGCGCCCGCTGGAGAAGTGA
- the secY gene encoding preprotein translocase subunit SecY, whose product MVLTAFARAFRTPDLRKKILFTLFMIVVFRIGSILPTPNVNVKVLKETADAAKDSNQLYGLVDLFSGGALLKLSVFALGIMPYITASIILQLLTVVIPRLEALKKEGQAGTTKITQYTRYLTVGLAILQATGIVAMASTGQLFQGISGSGDILYDKGIFPIITMVVIMVAGTSVIMWLGELVTDRGVGNGMSILIFTQVVAVFPAQFWSIYKTKNGFVFAIVILVGLAIMAGVVFVEQAQRRIPVQYAKRMVGRRMYGGTSTYIPLKVNQAGIIPIIFASSLLYLPVLATQLWPNTKWLQKVQPYLQQDNAWHMGIFFVFIIFFTYFYVAITFNPTEVADNMKKYGGFIPGIRPGRPTAEYLDFVLTRITTPGALYLGLVSLIPMVAFALMKASSDFPFGGTSILIVVGVGLDTVKQIESQLQQRNYEGFLR is encoded by the coding sequence ATGGTGCTGACCGCGTTCGCTCGGGCTTTCCGTACGCCTGACCTGCGTAAGAAAATCCTCTTCACGTTGTTCATGATCGTGGTGTTCAGGATCGGCTCGATCCTGCCGACGCCCAACGTGAACGTGAAGGTGCTGAAGGAGACCGCGGACGCGGCCAAGGACAGCAACCAGCTCTACGGCCTGGTCGATCTGTTCAGCGGCGGCGCGTTGCTGAAGCTGTCGGTCTTCGCGCTCGGCATCATGCCGTACATCACGGCCAGCATCATCTTGCAGCTGCTGACGGTGGTGATCCCGCGGCTGGAGGCCCTCAAGAAGGAGGGCCAGGCCGGCACGACGAAGATCACCCAGTACACCCGGTACCTGACGGTCGGGCTGGCGATCCTGCAGGCGACCGGCATCGTCGCGATGGCGAGCACCGGCCAGTTGTTCCAGGGCATCTCCGGCAGCGGCGACATCCTGTACGACAAGGGCATCTTCCCGATCATCACCATGGTGGTCATCATGGTGGCGGGCACGAGCGTCATCATGTGGCTGGGCGAGCTGGTCACCGACCGCGGCGTCGGCAACGGCATGTCCATCCTGATCTTCACCCAGGTGGTGGCGGTCTTCCCCGCCCAGTTCTGGAGCATCTACAAGACCAAGAACGGGTTCGTCTTCGCGATCGTGATCCTGGTCGGTCTGGCGATCATGGCCGGGGTGGTGTTCGTCGAGCAGGCGCAGCGGCGCATCCCCGTCCAGTACGCCAAGCGGATGGTGGGGCGCCGCATGTACGGCGGCACGTCGACCTACATCCCGCTGAAGGTCAACCAGGCCGGCATCATCCCGATCATCTTCGCGTCCTCGCTGCTCTACCTGCCGGTCCTGGCCACCCAGTTGTGGCCCAACACCAAGTGGCTGCAGAAGGTGCAGCCCTATCTCCAGCAGGACAACGCCTGGCATATGGGGATCTTCTTCGTCTTCATCATCTTCTTCACGTACTTCTATGTGGCGATCACCTTCAACCCCACTGAAGTCGCCGACAACATGAAGAAGTATGGTGGATTCATCCCAGGTATCCGGCCTGGTCGGCCGACCGCCGAGTACCTCGACTTCGTGCTGACCCGGATCACCACACCCGGTGCGCTCTACCTGGGGCTCGTGTCCCTCATCCCGATGGTCGCCTTCGCACTCATGAAGGCGAGCTCGGACTTCCCGTTCGGCGGCACGAGCATCCTCATCGTCGTCGGCGTCGGACTGGATACCGTGAAGCAGATCGAGAGTCAGCTCCAGCAGCGCAACTACGAGGGCTTCCTCCGGTAG
- the rplO gene encoding 50S ribosomal protein L15: MAADLGKDSAAETEGTPLKVHDLRPAPGAKKAKTRKGRGEASKGKTAGRGTKGTKARNTVPVGFEGGQMPLIRRVPKLKGFKNPNRVEFQVVNLDKLTALYPEGGEVTAEDLANKGAVRRGRPVKILGTGDISVAVQVKAHAFSGAAKEKIAAAGGSADEL, translated from the coding sequence ATGGCGGCTGATCTCGGTAAGGACTCCGCCGCGGAGACCGAGGGCACCCCGCTCAAGGTGCACGACCTGCGTCCGGCCCCCGGCGCCAAGAAGGCCAAGACCCGCAAGGGCCGTGGCGAGGCGTCCAAGGGCAAGACCGCAGGCCGCGGCACCAAGGGCACCAAGGCCCGCAACACCGTCCCCGTGGGTTTCGAGGGCGGCCAGATGCCCCTGATCCGCCGGGTTCCGAAGCTGAAGGGCTTCAAGAACCCGAACCGGGTCGAGTTCCAGGTCGTGAACCTGGACAAGCTCACCGCGCTCTACCCCGAGGGCGGCGAGGTCACGGCGGAGGACCTGGCGAACAAGGGCGCGGTGCGCCGCGGCCGTCCGGTCAAGATCCTCGGCACGGGCGACATCTCCGTCGCGGTCCAGGTGAAGGCGCACGCCTTCTCCGGCGCCGCCAAGGAGAAGATCGCCGCCGCCGGCGGATCCGCCGACGAGCTGTAA
- the rpmD gene encoding 50S ribosomal protein L30, whose translation MSNLKITQTKSVISEKQNQRDTLRTLGLKKIGQSVVREDRPEVLGMIRTVAHLVAVEEVD comes from the coding sequence GTGAGCAACCTGAAGATCACGCAGACCAAGTCCGTGATCAGCGAGAAGCAGAACCAGCGTGACACGCTGCGCACCCTGGGCCTGAAGAAGATCGGGCAGAGCGTGGTCCGCGAGGACCGCCCCGAGGTGCTCGGCATGATCCGGACGGTGGCGCACCTGGTCGCCGTCGAGGAGGTCGACTGA
- the rpsE gene encoding 30S ribosomal protein S5, with amino-acid sequence MAAQRRGGGQGGDRRDRRDDRRGGADKGQSYIEKVVAINRVAKVVKGGRRFSFTALVIVGDGNGTVGVGYGKAKEVPAAIAKGVEEAKKHFFKVPRIQGTIPHLVQARDAAGEVLLRPASPGTGVIAGGPVRAVLECAGIHDVLSKSLGSDNAINIVHATIAGLKSLKRPEEIAAKRGLPIEDVAPAAMLRARAAGSEPRAEVASS; translated from the coding sequence ATGGCAGCGCAGAGGCGTGGCGGCGGTCAGGGTGGCGACCGTCGCGACCGCCGCGACGACCGCCGCGGTGGCGCCGACAAGGGCCAGTCGTACATCGAGAAGGTCGTGGCGATCAACCGTGTCGCCAAGGTCGTCAAGGGCGGACGTCGCTTCAGCTTCACCGCCCTGGTGATCGTCGGTGACGGCAACGGCACCGTCGGCGTCGGCTACGGCAAGGCCAAGGAGGTGCCCGCGGCGATCGCCAAGGGCGTCGAGGAGGCCAAGAAGCACTTCTTCAAGGTGCCGCGGATCCAGGGCACCATCCCGCACCTGGTGCAGGCGCGCGACGCGGCGGGCGAGGTCCTGCTCCGTCCGGCCAGCCCCGGTACCGGCGTCATCGCCGGCGGCCCGGTGCGCGCGGTCCTGGAGTGCGCCGGCATCCACGACGTGCTGAGCAAGTCGCTGGGCAGCGACAACGCGATCAACATCGTGCACGCCACGATCGCGGGTCTGAAGTCGCTGAAGCGTCCCGAGGAGATCGCGGCCAAGCGCGGCCTGCCGATCGAGGACGTCGCCCCGGCGGCCATGCTGCGCGCGCGCGCCGCGGGCAGCGAGCCGAGGGCGGAGGTCGCGTCGTCGTGA
- the rplR gene encoding 50S ribosomal protein L18, with product MAGTKTLAGKATSGRQLARKRRHLRVRKKVVGSAARPRLVVTRSSRHVFVQVIDDDKGHTLASASTMEADLRADSGDKTAKSRKVGELVAERAKQAGVHAVVFDRGGNKYHGRIAAVADGAREGGLEL from the coding sequence ATGGCAGGCACCAAGACCCTGGCCGGCAAGGCCACGAGCGGTCGCCAGCTTGCTCGCAAGCGCCGGCACCTGCGGGTCCGCAAGAAGGTCGTGGGCAGCGCCGCACGGCCGCGCCTGGTCGTGACCCGCTCCAGCAGGCACGTGTTCGTCCAGGTCATCGACGACGACAAGGGCCACACGCTGGCCAGCGCGTCGACGATGGAGGCGGACCTGCGCGCCGACTCCGGCGACAAGACGGCCAAGTCCCGCAAGGTCGGCGAGCTCGTCGCCGAGCGGGCCAAGCAGGCCGGCGTCCACGCGGTCGTGTTCGACCGCGGCGGCAACAAGTACCACGGTCGCATCGCCGCTGTCGCGGACGGTGCGCGTGAGGGGGGCCTCGAGCTCTGA